The Gemmatimonadota bacterium genome has a segment encoding these proteins:
- a CDS encoding ABC transporter ATP-binding protein: protein MSAPVIQLRGVTKRFWPGPVEAVRDVSLEVREGEILTLLGPSGCGKTTTLRLIAGFEVPDAGTIAVGARTVAGDRCWVPPEKRGVGMVFQDYALFPHLTVGENVMFGLDGLPKGSRKARADEVLRILDLKALFNRYPHELSGGQQQRVALARALAPAPVVVLMDEPFSNLDAHLRTQVRDEVLGILRRTGMTCILVSHDQRDALAISDRVVVMNHGRIEQAGSPREIYKHPESVFVATFVGRTNLLQGEIQNDDGCVLTDFGSFCRVDRLGLPIGSRVMVAVRPDGFAECEEQEGILRGRVVSTTYTGAQIEAEIAVPSAHGGDRHLIVHLPPTRTYEPGEFLSFALVPDFASVVRNSCSTLELAAR from the coding sequence ATCCAGCTCCGGGGCGTAACCAAGCGCTTCTGGCCGGGTCCGGTCGAGGCGGTTCGGGACGTCTCCCTGGAAGTACGAGAGGGAGAGATCCTCACCCTTCTCGGGCCCTCCGGATGCGGGAAGACCACCACGCTCCGTCTCATCGCGGGCTTCGAAGTCCCCGATGCAGGAACGATTGCCGTCGGAGCCCGGACGGTTGCGGGCGATCGATGTTGGGTGCCGCCCGAAAAGCGGGGCGTGGGAATGGTGTTCCAGGACTATGCGCTCTTTCCGCACCTCACCGTCGGTGAAAATGTCATGTTCGGGTTGGACGGCCTCCCGAAGGGAAGCAGGAAAGCTCGGGCCGACGAAGTCCTCCGGATCCTCGACCTGAAGGCCCTGTTCAACCGGTATCCTCACGAGCTCTCCGGGGGACAGCAGCAGCGAGTGGCGCTCGCACGCGCCCTCGCCCCCGCGCCGGTGGTCGTCCTCATGGACGAACCCTTTTCGAATCTCGATGCCCACCTGCGCACCCAAGTCCGTGACGAGGTCCTCGGCATTCTGCGGCGCACGGGCATGACCTGCATTCTCGTGAGCCACGACCAGCGGGACGCTCTCGCGATATCCGATCGGGTGGTCGTCATGAACCACGGCCGCATCGAACAGGCCGGATCCCCCCGGGAGATTTACAAGCACCCCGAGTCCGTCTTCGTCGCGACCTTCGTGGGACGCACCAATCTTCTCCAGGGGGAGATCCAGAACGACGACGGGTGCGTGCTGACGGACTTCGGGTCATTCTGCCGCGTCGATCGCCTGGGCCTCCCGATCGGAAGCCGAGTGATGGTAGCGGTTCGGCCGGATGGCTTCGCCGAGTGCGAAGAACAGGAGGGGATCCTCCGCGGCCGTGTCGTTTCGACGACCTATACGGGTGCGCAAATCGAAGCGGAGATCGCGGTTCCTTCTGCGCACGGGGGCGACCGGCACCTGATCGTGCATCTCCCCCCGACGCGGACTTACGAGCCCGGCGAGTTCCTCTCCTTCGCGCTCGTCCCTGACTTCGCTTCCGTCGTGCGCAACTCCTGTTCGACGCTCGAGCTCGCCGCACGCTGA
- a CDS encoding SDR family oxidoreductase yields MKVLIAGCGYVGTELGLILAAAGHEVWGVRRDPSRLPAPIQPVAADLLDPGLTRLLPRVDAAVYTAAAGASSPEAYRAAYVDGPLNVLRALESSHAEVRRILFTSSTAVWGDAAGTWVDEETPTSPDGFRGELVLEGEDRLRESNVPSVSLRLGGIYGPERTRLLERVRAGEARCPEEGSPADRIWSNRIHRDDAAGALAHLLIRDDPHPVYVGVDDEPVRLCDVYTFVAELLGEPVPARGDDADRTRSNKRCSNRRLRASGYRLRYPTFREGYRSMIEGAQLGQRAASSSVEQELRTTEAKSGTSAKERNSPGS; encoded by the coding sequence ATGAAGGTCCTGATCGCCGGATGCGGCTACGTGGGCACAGAGCTCGGCCTCATCCTCGCGGCGGCCGGGCACGAGGTCTGGGGAGTCCGCCGCGATCCGAGTCGGCTGCCCGCACCGATCCAGCCAGTCGCCGCCGACCTGCTCGATCCCGGTTTGACGCGCCTTCTGCCGCGGGTGGACGCCGCAGTTTACACGGCGGCGGCCGGAGCGTCTTCGCCGGAAGCGTACCGCGCTGCCTACGTGGATGGCCCGCTGAACGTTCTGCGAGCCCTCGAATCCTCGCACGCGGAGGTCCGCCGCATCCTCTTCACCTCCAGCACCGCGGTCTGGGGTGATGCGGCCGGGACATGGGTGGATGAGGAGACCCCCACCTCGCCGGATGGCTTTCGCGGCGAGCTTGTTCTCGAAGGAGAAGACCGGCTGCGGGAGAGCAACGTCCCCTCCGTTTCACTTCGCCTGGGCGGAATCTACGGACCCGAACGCACCCGTCTCCTCGAGCGCGTTCGTGCCGGGGAGGCGCGTTGCCCGGAGGAAGGATCTCCGGCGGATCGGATATGGTCGAATCGCATTCACCGGGACGACGCCGCCGGGGCTCTCGCGCACCTCCTCATCCGGGACGATCCGCATCCAGTTTACGTCGGCGTGGATGACGAGCCCGTCCGCCTCTGCGACGTCTACACATTTGTTGCAGAGTTGTTGGGTGAACCCGTCCCCGCGCGCGGCGACGATGCGGATCGGACCCGCTCGAACAAACGGTGCTCGAACCGGCGGCTGCGAGCGTCAGGGTATCGGCTACGTTATCCGACGTTTCGGGAGGGGTACCGCTCGATGATCGAAGGAGCCCAGCTTGGTCAGCGTGCGGCGAGCTCGAGCGTCGAACAGGAGTTGCGCACGACGGAAGCGAAGTCAGGGACGAGCGCGAAGGAGAGGAACTCGCCGGGCTCGTAA